GCAAAGGGCCGGAGCAGAGGGAGGAGCGTCCGCGTGCTTTTGTGGTCTCTCCCCACGGAGAGGTGAGCCCCGCGGACCTGAAGAGCGAGGGCGACGATGGCCCCGAATCGCTGAAGCAGCGGCACCGGAGGACGCGCGAGAAGCTCCGCACCCTCCTTCGCGAGGAGAAGCTCGAGGACCGCATGGTGGAGGTCGAGGTCCAGCAGTCACTCCCCCTGGAGAACATGATGATCCCCGCCGGCGGGATGGAGGGGATGGACTTCAACTTCGGGGAGATGCTCCAGGACCTCCTGCCGAAGAAGACCAAACGTCGGCAGGTGACCGTTGCCGAGGCGCGCCGCATCCTCATCCAGGACGAGCTGGACAAGCTGGTGAACCTGGACGAGGTGGTGGATGAGGCGCTGGACCGGGTCGAGGAGAACGGTATCGTCTTCCTCGACGAGATCGACAAGATCGCTGGGGAGCGCGCCACTACGGGACCGGACGTGTCGCGCGAAGGAGTGCAGCGCGACCTGCTCCCGATCGTGGAGGGTTCGACGGTGCAGACGAAGTACGGGATGATCCGAACCGATCACATCCTCTTCATCGCCGCCGGCGCGTTCCACGTCTCCAAGCCCTCCGATCTCATTCCCGAGCTGCAGGGGCGCTTCCCCATCCGGGTAGAGCTGAAGAACCTCACCGAGGATGACTTCGTGCGCATCCTGCAGGAGCCCAAGAACGCACTCCTTACCCAGTACCAGGCGCTGGTCGGGGCCGAGGGCGCCACTCTGTCCTTCACCGAGGACGGAGTGAAGGCAATTGCGAGGACGGCGGCAACGCTCAACGACCGCATGGAGAACATCGGCGCGCGGCGTCTGCACACGGTGCTCACCACGCTGCTCGAGGAGTTCCTGTTCGAGCTTCCGGACTCGGGGATCAAGGAGATCCGCATCGACGGCAGGACAGTGCAGGAACGGCTCAAGTCGATTGCCGAGGACGAGGACCTGAGGCGGTACATCCTCTAGGCGGACTCTGGAGCCCCAAGAGAACGCCCCCCGCCACCGGATTCAGGTGGCGGGGGGCTTGTATGCGTTGTCCGATTTCGATGCTGTTTCGCGTCGTCGCCGCCGGGCGCGATCGTCAGTCGGGGAACGTCACCGCGCGAGCGGCCTCCTCGGTCACCGGCTGGCCCGTCATGAGCTCGATCAGCGCGGTCATCTCAGCGCCCATCTCGTCCAGGCGGGTCAGCACCCCGAACACGTGGGCGTAGTCGAAGTAGAGCGCCACGGCGTCCTCGTGGGCCGGATGGTAGCGGATCACCGTCTCCTCCATGCGCTCGTGGAGGTCGGCGGCGACCGCCGCGACCGCCTTCCGCAGGGCACGCTGATCCGCGAGGGTCTGCACGCTGATCGCGGCGGCCAGCCGCGGCCGCAGCCGCTGCACATCCGCGAGAGCCTCCGAGGGGGCCGCTACCGAGCCGCCGGAAGGGCGCGAATGTTCCGCAATGAACATCTCCGCACCGGACTCCAGCGCTCGCAGCTCTTCGAAGTTGAAACTCAGGATCACAGTCGCCTCCTCGGCGTTGGCT
This genomic interval from Longimicrobiaceae bacterium contains the following:
- the hslU gene encoding ATP-dependent protease ATPase subunit HslU, whose amino-acid sequence is MMTNSQAVEQPPPEGTTPVEERATAATDEEWSGELTPRQIVAELDKYIVGQDAAKKAVAIALRNRWRRQRVNEELRDEIVPNNIIMIGPTGVGKTEIARRLAKLAGAPFVKVEASKFTEVGYVGRDVESMIRDLVDVAINMVRNEREEEVQGLAEQRAEERLLDLLLPPVEEPPTPAGESKGPEQREERPRAFVVSPHGEVSPADLKSEGDDGPESLKQRHRRTREKLRTLLREEKLEDRMVEVEVQQSLPLENMMIPAGGMEGMDFNFGEMLQDLLPKKTKRRQVTVAEARRILIQDELDKLVNLDEVVDEALDRVEENGIVFLDEIDKIAGERATTGPDVSREGVQRDLLPIVEGSTVQTKYGMIRTDHILFIAAGAFHVSKPSDLIPELQGRFPIRVELKNLTEDDFVRILQEPKNALLTQYQALVGAEGATLSFTEDGVKAIARTAATLNDRMENIGARRLHTVLTTLLEEFLFELPDSGIKEIRIDGRTVQERLKSIAEDEDLRRYIL